In Arsenicicoccus sp. oral taxon 190, the following are encoded in one genomic region:
- a CDS encoding ferric reductase-like transmembrane domain-containing protein: MNEALWALGRGTGVSALVLLTLATVLGLVLGAGFRHRQLPRFALTEIHRRASLGATGLLLLHVVSLLLDPEAQLRLVDAVVPFLNARNPLWWGLGTLAVDLLLVVMISSLLRKHLRHSTWKALHWLAYALWPVALLHGIGGGTDAATPWLRLTAICCSAAVGAAAAYRLTRRRDPGPRLIGGPARSGGLSVGARVAVPRELVRTGPLTKTTTIDVERASTRTPGDPS, translated from the coding sequence ATGAACGAGGCACTCTGGGCCCTCGGCCGCGGCACCGGCGTCAGCGCCCTCGTGCTGCTCACCCTCGCCACCGTCCTCGGGCTGGTGCTGGGGGCCGGCTTCCGGCACCGGCAGCTGCCACGGTTCGCGCTCACCGAGATCCACCGGCGCGCGTCGCTCGGGGCCACCGGGCTCCTGCTGCTGCACGTCGTCTCGCTGCTGCTCGACCCCGAGGCGCAGCTGCGGCTCGTCGACGCCGTCGTGCCCTTCCTCAACGCCCGCAACCCGCTGTGGTGGGGGCTCGGGACGCTGGCGGTGGACCTGCTGCTCGTCGTGATGATCAGCTCCCTGCTGCGCAAGCACCTGCGGCACAGCACGTGGAAGGCGCTGCACTGGCTCGCCTACGCCCTGTGGCCGGTGGCGCTGCTCCACGGGATCGGCGGAGGCACCGACGCCGCGACGCCGTGGCTGCGGCTCACCGCGATCTGCTGCTCGGCCGCGGTCGGTGCCGCGGCGGCCTACCGCCTGACGCGTCGTCGCGACCCCGGTCCTCGTCTGATCGGCGGCCCGGCACGATCGGGCGGCCTCTCGGTCGGCGCTCGGGTGGCCGTGCCGCGCGAGCTCGTGCGGACCGGGCCGCTCACCAAGACCACCACCATCGACGTCGAGCGCGCCTCGACCCGCACCCCAGGAGACCCCTCGTGA